A region of Campylobacter armoricus DNA encodes the following proteins:
- a CDS encoding MFS transporter: protein MKKFKKGFFMGLSKKYNLFNINFFCIFGINFAICLVFYMSTISSTDYVLSVLRLQTSTAGLIMGAFVIGALLSRLYFGSIIDSINVKKTIIFSLLLYLAINLMYLKFYNIYFLILIRFLAGVCYGICSCACGVAIARIIPSNKRGVGIGYYAISVVLTSALGPFLAIKLDSINQFWLSFLIASLSIVFALILSIFLKVRRYKKHHFVIRKLSIYNYFEKSVLNLALVTFLLACAFGAIIAYMSAYTQSLNLSFAGSMFFVVYASFSMIFRPLAGKVFDKYGANIVMIFSFFNFIICLLLLAFATNFYMIIASGFFCALGYANATSSAQALAIKIAPKEKMGLANSTFFIALDFGIGVSPYLLGIIEPSIGFSNIYLFCAVIVFLSFILYYLLIIKKTTY from the coding sequence ATGAAAAAATTTAAGAAAGGTTTTTTCATGGGTCTTAGTAAAAAATATAATTTATTTAATATCAATTTTTTCTGTATTTTTGGGATTAATTTTGCCATTTGTCTTGTTTTTTATATGAGTACTATATCTAGCACTGATTATGTATTGAGTGTTTTAAGACTTCAAACTAGCACCGCAGGGCTTATTATGGGCGCTTTTGTTATAGGAGCTTTACTTTCTAGGCTTTATTTTGGATCGATCATAGATAGTATTAATGTTAAAAAAACAATCATTTTTTCACTTTTATTGTATCTTGCAATTAACTTAATGTATTTGAAGTTTTATAATATTTATTTTTTGATTTTGATTCGTTTTTTGGCTGGTGTTTGTTATGGAATTTGCTCTTGTGCGTGTGGAGTGGCTATAGCTAGGATTATACCTAGTAATAAAAGAGGTGTTGGAATTGGATATTATGCAATAAGTGTTGTTTTAACTTCAGCCTTAGGTCCTTTTTTGGCGATAAAACTTGACTCTATCAATCAATTTTGGCTTAGTTTTTTAATTGCTAGTTTAAGCATTGTTTTTGCACTGATTTTATCTATTTTTTTAAAGGTAAGAAGATATAAAAAACATCATTTTGTGATAAGAAAATTGAGTATTTATAATTATTTTGAAAAATCTGTTTTAAATTTAGCTTTAGTTACTTTTTTGCTTGCATGTGCATTTGGAGCTATTATAGCTTATATGAGTGCTTATACTCAAAGTTTAAATTTAAGTTTTGCTGGTTCTATGTTTTTTGTAGTATATGCTAGTTTTTCTATGATTTTTAGACCACTTGCTGGTAAAGTTTTTGATAAATATGGAGCTAATATTGTAATGATATTTTCATTTTTTAATTTTATTATATGTTTGCTTTTACTTGCTTTTGCGACAAATTTTTACATGATTATTGCTTCTGGTTTTTTTTGTGCATTAGGTTATGCTAATGCTACTTCAAGTGCTCAGGCTTTAGCTATAAAAATTGCTCCAAAAGAAAAGATGGGTTTAGCTAATTCTACATTTTTTATAGCTTTGGATTTTGGTATAGGCGTTAGTCCTTATTTACTGGGTATTATAGAGCCAAGTATAGGTTTTTCCAATATTTATTTATTTTGTGCAGTTATTGTTTTTTTGTCTTTTATTTTATATTATTTATTAATTATTAAAAAAACCACTTATTAA
- the trmA gene encoding tRNA (uridine(54)-C5)-methyltransferase TrmA — MDFEEKIALNKALFSSLYDGEIQFFKSPLKAYRTRAEFSIYHKDNREISYAMHKNKKKIPIEKFDIADEKIQKYMPILVSNLNENLKHKLFGVEFLATKLDLSITLLYHKNIELIAQDLQELSNKLNLKLIARSRGKKLVFNGENLRQVLKINTNDFMYEFNNDCFIQPNTFINEKMIEWVISCIKNDFRQDLLELYCGYGNFTIALAQYFHKVLATEISKKNIEFALKNCFLNFIENITFTRLSSEELSQALKKEREFNRLKDVDLDSFKISHILVDPPRAGLTLSVIELIKHYENIIYISCNPISLKDNLEILCQSHEILNLAFFDQFANTHHLECGVYLRRKA, encoded by the coding sequence ATGGATTTTGAAGAAAAAATTGCTTTAAACAAAGCCTTGTTTTCTTCTTTATATGATGGAGAAATTCAGTTTTTTAAGTCACCTTTAAAAGCTTATAGAACTAGGGCAGAATTTTCTATATATCACAAAGATAATAGAGAAATTTCTTATGCAATGCATAAAAATAAGAAAAAAATTCCCATTGAAAAATTTGATATAGCAGATGAAAAAATTCAAAAATATATGCCTATTTTAGTAAGTAATTTAAATGAAAATTTAAAACATAAGCTTTTTGGGGTAGAATTTCTAGCTACAAAATTAGATTTAAGTATAACTTTACTTTATCATAAAAATATAGAACTAATTGCACAAGATTTGCAAGAATTATCAAATAAATTAAATCTTAAGCTCATAGCAAGAAGCAGGGGTAAAAAACTTGTATTTAATGGAGAAAATTTAAGACAGGTTTTAAAAATTAACACAAATGACTTTATGTATGAGTTTAATAATGATTGTTTTATCCAGCCTAATACCTTCATCAATGAAAAAATGATAGAATGGGTTATATCTTGCATTAAAAATGATTTTAGACAAGATTTATTAGAGCTTTATTGTGGTTATGGAAATTTTACCATAGCTCTAGCTCAATATTTCCATAAGGTTTTAGCTACTGAAATTTCTAAAAAAAATATTGAATTTGCTCTAAAAAATTGTTTTTTGAATTTTATTGAAAATATTACCTTTACAAGACTTTCTAGTGAAGAATTAAGTCAAGCTTTAAAAAAAGAAAGAGAATTTAATCGCTTAAAAGATGTGGATTTAGATAGTTTTAAAATATCACATATTTTAGTTGATCCTCCAAGAGCTGGTCTTACTTTAAGTGTGATTGAGCTTATTAAGCATTATGAGAATATTATTTATATTTCTTGTAATCCTATAAGCTTAAAAGATAATCTTGAAATTTTATGTCAAAGTCATGAAATTTTAAATTTGGCCTTTTTTGATCAATTTGCTAATACTCATCATCTTGAATGCGGGGTGTATTTAAGAAGAAAAGCCTAG
- a CDS encoding Na+/H+ antiporter NhaC family protein gives MKFFYLLLTPLFLFADAQANAELFGVWTLLPPVIAIVLAFITKDVVLSLFIGALSGTFMLGLIENSIYHAIIASFTGFISKVVNAMASPGNAGILLQVLTIGGVVALITKTGGTKAVAVWLSTKAKQAKSSQFATWCMGIFIFFDDYANSLIVGPIMRPVTDKFRVSREKLAFIMDATAAPITGLAIISTWIGLEISLIRSGYDLIDSATFAHLGIVKEEINAFEIFVQTLPYRFYNLFMLIFVILTIYTGREFGPMLKAELRARAGKFSHGHEQIDNIEDKVLEPKEHIKLQASNAIIPLAVLIIFSFIGFYFSGYNAIDDVNIKAQIDAAPLSLFAFRETFGAADASVVLFQAALLATIVAIILGMYRKIFTLKEAIAIWTHGWRTMIMTVIILLCAWSLASVIKDLGTSKYLIDLFSDKTPIYLLPTAIFIFASIISFSTGTSYGTMGILMPLAIPLAMAVGVHNDLNGVELHQYMIINISGVLTGAIFGDHCSPISDTTILSSMGSKCDLLAHVSTQMPYALSVCAISIFCGYLPVALGLNVWLGLVFGILAMIALLFIIGKKVDV, from the coding sequence ATGAAATTTTTTTATTTATTATTGACTCCTTTATTTTTGTTTGCTGATGCACAAGCAAATGCGGAGCTTTTTGGAGTTTGGACTCTTTTACCACCAGTAATAGCTATTGTTTTAGCTTTTATTACTAAAGATGTAGTGCTTTCTTTGTTTATTGGTGCATTAAGCGGAACTTTTATGTTGGGGCTTATTGAAAATAGTATTTATCATGCTATTATAGCTTCTTTTACAGGTTTTATTTCAAAAGTAGTAAATGCTATGGCAAGTCCTGGAAATGCTGGGATTTTATTGCAAGTTTTAACTATAGGTGGAGTTGTAGCGCTAATTACTAAGACTGGAGGAACGAAAGCGGTTGCTGTATGGCTTTCTACTAAGGCAAAACAAGCAAAAAGTTCGCAATTTGCTACTTGGTGTATGGGAATTTTTATTTTCTTTGATGATTATGCTAATTCATTAATTGTAGGTCCTATAATGCGTCCGGTAACTGATAAATTTAGAGTAAGCCGTGAAAAACTTGCTTTTATTATGGATGCAACTGCAGCACCAATTACAGGTCTTGCTATCATTTCTACTTGGATAGGACTTGAAATTTCATTGATTCGTAGTGGATATGATCTAATCGATAGTGCAACTTTTGCACATTTGGGGATAGTAAAAGAAGAAATCAATGCTTTTGAAATTTTTGTACAAACTTTGCCTTATAGATTTTATAATCTTTTTATGCTTATTTTTGTTATTTTGACCATTTATACAGGTAGAGAATTTGGACCTATGTTAAAAGCTGAACTTAGAGCTAGAGCAGGTAAGTTTTCTCACGGACATGAACAAATTGATAATATAGAAGATAAAGTTTTAGAGCCAAAAGAGCATATAAAACTACAAGCATCCAATGCGATTATACCTTTAGCTGTTTTGATTATATTTTCATTTATAGGTTTTTATTTTAGTGGCTATAATGCCATAGATGATGTAAATATTAAAGCACAAATTGATGCAGCACCACTTAGTTTATTTGCTTTTAGAGAAACTTTTGGGGCAGCTGATGCTTCTGTTGTTTTATTTCAAGCTGCACTTTTAGCTACCATAGTAGCTATTATTTTAGGAATGTATAGAAAAATATTTACATTAAAAGAAGCAATTGCAATTTGGACTCATGGTTGGAGAACTATGATTATGACTGTGATTATTTTACTTTGTGCATGGTCGTTAGCTTCTGTGATTAAAGATTTAGGAACTTCTAAGTATTTAATTGATTTATTTTCAGATAAAACGCCTATTTATTTACTTCCTACGGCAATTTTTATTTTTGCTTCAATTATTTCTTTTTCAACAGGAACTAGTTATGGAACTATGGGTATATTAATGCCTTTAGCTATTCCTTTAGCTATGGCTGTTGGGGTTCATAATGATTTAAATGGAGTGGAGTTGCACCAATATATGATTATAAATATTTCAGGAGTTTTAACAGGAGCTATTTTTGGAGATCATTGCTCGCCAATTTCAGATACTACAATCCTTTCTTCTATGGGAAGTAAGTGTGATCTTTTAGCACATGTTAGCACACAAATGCCTTATGCTTTAAGCGTTTGTGCTATTAGTATATTTTGTGGTTATTTACCAGTGGCTTTAGGACTTAATGTATGGCTTGGACTTGTTTTTGGTATCTTAGCTATGATAGCTTTACTTTTTATAATTGGTAAAAAGGTAGATGTATAA
- a CDS encoding SDR family NAD(P)-dependent oxidoreductase has product MKIALITGVSSGFGLESLKALIELDYKVIAIARRKERLQNLQELYGDKIYPIVLDIRDKQAVFTAIEKLPQELKNISLLINNAGLALGLQEFDSLGVEDIEVMVDTNIKGFLYITRAVLPLLRKAKNAHVINLGSIAANVPYYGGNVYCGTKAFVAQFSKALRTDLRGSNIKVTNIAPGLCKTEFSEVRFKGDIKKADEVYENTKYIKAEDIAKIIAFIISLPEHININEIELMPVTQTWAGTFSEKI; this is encoded by the coding sequence ATGAAAATTGCTTTAATTACTGGCGTTAGTTCTGGTTTTGGTTTAGAGAGTTTAAAAGCTTTAATAGAGCTTGATTATAAAGTTATAGCCATAGCAAGACGCAAAGAAAGATTACAAAATCTACAAGAGCTTTATGGGGATAAAATTTATCCCATTGTGCTTGATATTAGGGATAAACAAGCAGTTTTTACGGCTATTGAAAAATTACCACAAGAGTTGAAAAATATTTCTTTACTTATTAACAATGCTGGACTTGCTTTAGGATTGCAAGAATTTGATTCTTTGGGTGTTGAGGATATAGAAGTAATGGTAGATACTAATATTAAAGGTTTTTTATATATAACAAGAGCTGTTTTACCTTTGCTTAGAAAGGCAAAAAATGCCCATGTGATTAATCTTGGCTCTATTGCTGCAAATGTGCCTTATTATGGTGGAAATGTTTATTGTGGAACCAAAGCTTTTGTGGCACAATTTTCTAAAGCATTAAGAACGGATTTGCGTGGAAGTAATATAAAAGTAACAAATATTGCTCCAGGACTTTGTAAAACTGAATTTAGTGAGGTAAGATTTAAAGGTGATATTAAAAAAGCTGATGAGGTTTATGAAAATACTAAATACATTAAAGCTGAAGATATAGCAAAAATCATCGCTTTTATTATTAGTTTGCCCGAACATATCAATATTAACGAAATAGAACTTATGCCTGTTACTCAAACTTGGGCAGGAACTTTTAGTGAAAAAATATAA
- a CDS encoding ankyrin repeat domain-containing protein: MRFLLLSLFFSLNVVALEFNCEYLKENKSFFKDFNPKNTQDYAQVDLSCDFSLKNNKITQRLYELANEIRGSNSACMGGEYFSDLRKFDFKLLKIALNPQEYQKSLENSEILEKRITKLKAYFRFWAYQSIGNFKLFKEFWKEYNKAINPLTQYFQDEFGLDKASAIYFASNALNEFLNWAVGETKIFKDISDFEKFVANKNNSLVQIKEYIYAKKISNLELNNGFKSALLNNRESEVIVEFIRLGVKLNEGYESALFFALDSEDNVKVLLENNALIDYKNSFGKTPLFYAVEYNNYNVAKLLLENGADVNQKYINDNEKISITSMGANTPYFITLCALEHTSKNIFMHGANYADVKMLKLLMEYKANYKEVDDLGFNALDFAIIAKKTQNVKYLKSLGLKENENLMLYEER, translated from the coding sequence TTGAGATTTTTATTATTAAGTTTATTTTTTAGTTTAAATGTTGTAGCTTTGGAATTTAATTGCGAATATTTAAAAGAAAACAAGTCTTTTTTTAAAGATTTTAATCCCAAAAATACTCAAGATTATGCACAAGTTGATTTAAGTTGCGATTTTTCTTTAAAAAATAATAAAATCACACAAAGACTTTATGAACTTGCAAATGAAATTAGAGGTAGCAATAGTGCTTGTATGGGTGGTGAATATTTTAGTGATTTAAGAAAATTTGATTTTAAATTATTAAAAATTGCCTTAAATCCACAAGAATACCAAAAATCTTTGGAAAATTCTGAAATTTTGGAAAAAAGAATTACCAAACTGAAAGCTTATTTTAGATTTTGGGCTTATCAAAGCATTGGAAATTTTAAACTTTTCAAAGAATTTTGGAAAGAATACAACAAAGCTATAAATCCTCTGACACAATATTTTCAAGATGAATTTGGTCTGGATAAAGCTAGTGCAATCTATTTTGCTAGTAATGCTTTAAATGAGTTTTTAAATTGGGCAGTTGGAGAAACTAAAATTTTTAAAGACATTTCTGATTTTGAAAAATTTGTTGCCAATAAAAATAATTCTTTAGTACAAATCAAAGAATATATTTATGCTAAAAAAATTAGTAATTTAGAATTAAACAATGGTTTTAAATCTGCTTTATTAAACAATAGAGAAAGTGAAGTTATTGTTGAATTTATTAGACTTGGTGTAAAATTAAATGAAGGTTATGAATCTGCATTATTTTTCGCACTAGATAGTGAAGATAATGTAAAGGTTTTATTAGAAAATAATGCCTTAATTGATTATAAAAATTCTTTTGGAAAAACGCCTTTATTTTATGCGGTTGAATACAATAATTACAATGTAGCAAAATTATTACTTGAAAATGGTGCTGATGTAAATCAAAAATATATTAATGATAATGAGAAAATTTCTATTACTAGTATGGGTGCGAATACTCCATATTTTATTACTTTGTGTGCATTAGAGCATACATCTAAAAATATCTTTATGCATGGGGCAAACTACGCGGATGTGAAAATGCTAAAGTTATTGATGGAATATAAGGCAAATTATAAAGAAGTCGATGATTTAGGATTTAATGCTCTTGATTTTGCTATTATTGCTAAAAAAACACAAAATGTAAAGTATTTAAAGTCATTAGGTTTAAAAGAAAATGAAAATCTAATGCTTTATGAAGAGAGATAA
- a CDS encoding methylated-DNA--[protein]-cysteine S-methyltransferase, whose translation MYQSFYKTDFTYIVLQSSENKLICVDFTTSKPNFTKEKHPILEQALEELDLYFTKKLFSFNTPLALYGSEFEQKVYKALIKIPYGQTRTYQEVASCINHPKAFRAVGNANSKNKFPIFIPCHRVVAKNHLGGYNGGIYLKKKLLQLESNL comes from the coding sequence ATGTATCAAAGTTTTTACAAAACTGATTTTACTTATATTGTTTTACAAAGCAGTGAAAACAAACTTATTTGTGTTGATTTTACTACATCTAAACCTAACTTTACCAAAGAAAAACATCCTATTTTAGAACAAGCTTTGGAAGAATTAGATCTTTATTTTACAAAAAAACTTTTTTCTTTTAATACACCTTTAGCTCTTTATGGGAGTGAATTCGAGCAAAAAGTATATAAAGCTTTGATAAAAATTCCTTATGGGCAAACAAGAACATATCAAGAAGTTGCTTCTTGCATCAATCATCCAAAAGCTTTTAGGGCTGTTGGAAATGCTAACTCTAAAAACAAATTTCCAATTTTTATACCTTGCCATAGAGTAGTAGCTAAAAATCACTTAGGTGGGTATAATGGAGGTATATATTTAAAGAAAAAGCTATTACAACTTGAAAGTAATTTGTGA
- the truA gene encoding tRNA pseudouridine(38-40) synthase TruA → MLLKLIFSYDGSKFQGSATQPHKLSVQDALAQALSHLGIYDKPLFASRTDKGVHAFNAVACVKTGEHFKNFVYLKNKINYFSHPFIHIKHIEKVDEDFQVRYDVKKRAYRYILSHENYNPFLASYVYFYPKINISLAKKIAYLFEGEHDFKLFQKEGSDNKTSIRIMYKTRVYFYKNHTIFYFEANGFLRSQIRMMMASILKVLEGKLNQNELLEQINAKKAHCRFLAPASGLYLSKISYYDNLS, encoded by the coding sequence ATGCTTTTAAAATTAATCTTTTCTTACGATGGTTCTAAATTTCAAGGTTCAGCTACTCAGCCACATAAGCTTAGTGTTCAAGATGCCTTAGCGCAAGCCTTGTCGCATTTGGGTATTTATGATAAGCCTTTATTTGCATCAAGAACTGATAAGGGTGTCCATGCTTTTAATGCGGTTGCTTGTGTGAAAACAGGGGAACATTTTAAGAATTTTGTTTATTTAAAAAATAAAATTAATTATTTTTCTCACCCCTTTATACATATTAAACATATTGAAAAAGTAGATGAAGATTTTCAAGTGCGTTATGATGTGAAAAAACGGGCTTATCGTTATATATTAAGTCATGAAAATTACAATCCTTTTTTGGCTTCATATGTATATTTTTATCCAAAAATAAATATTAGTTTAGCAAAAAAAATAGCGTATTTATTTGAAGGTGAGCATGATTTTAAGCTTTTTCAAAAAGAAGGCTCTGATAATAAAACAAGTATAAGAATAATGTATAAAACTAGGGTTTATTTTTATAAAAATCACACTATTTTTTATTTTGAGGCTAATGGCTTTTTAAGATCGCAAATTAGAATGATGATGGCTAGTATTTTAAAAGTATTAGAGGGAAAATTGAATCAAAACGAGCTTTTAGAGCAAATTAATGCTAAAAAAGCTCATTGTAGATTTTTAGCTCCAGCTAGCGGTTTGTATTTGAGTAAGATTTCTTATTATGATAACCTGAGTTAA
- a CDS encoding LptF/LptG family permease yields MKLVYKYLLNQFLSTMLSLFFTLFVIVSIVFFIQLAKITSYIEISFFELLKLYIYLLPKTLAFTLPISFFIALTLSFYRLSRENESTVLFALSITPKMIASFFVKIAALVSAFMLIIVLIFIPISFELFDNFVDYKKISAKISIKTGEFGQRYGEWLVFIDNKNSEDIYQNIIMYHPKKKPQDKEQVILAKEGRLETNEGVIAFKLSEGKAYEIKEKNWHISSFRNLLIKSKLSSKELNTKSFYNYWNDITSSKEKAKEFVIYVLIALFPLASVLFALSFGIVTYRYEKGFAYFGIFAVIFAYFSLLISFYNPPFVAVGSIFMIFFLASSIYFKIKITSKY; encoded by the coding sequence ATGAAACTAGTTTATAAATATTTGCTTAATCAGTTTTTAAGCACAATGTTATCTTTGTTTTTTACTTTATTTGTTATTGTTTCTATTGTATTTTTTATTCAGCTTGCAAAAATTACATCTTATATAGAAATATCTTTTTTTGAACTTTTAAAATTATATATATATCTTTTACCAAAAACACTTGCTTTTACTTTACCAATATCTTTTTTTATTGCTTTAACTTTGTCTTTTTATAGACTTTCAAGAGAAAACGAAAGTACGGTTTTATTTGCATTAAGCATAACACCTAAAATGATAGCTAGTTTTTTTGTAAAAATTGCAGCTTTAGTAAGTGCTTTTATGCTTATAATAGTTTTAATTTTTATACCAATTTCATTTGAACTATTTGATAATTTTGTAGATTATAAAAAAATTAGTGCTAAGATAAGTATCAAAACAGGAGAATTTGGTCAAAGATATGGCGAGTGGCTTGTTTTTATAGATAATAAAAATTCAGAAGATATTTATCAAAATATTATTATGTATCATCCAAAGAAAAAACCGCAAGATAAAGAACAAGTGATTTTGGCAAAAGAAGGAAGATTGGAAACTAATGAAGGAGTAATCGCTTTTAAATTGAGTGAAGGTAAAGCTTATGAAATAAAAGAGAAAAATTGGCATATTTCAAGTTTTAGAAATTTATTAATTAAAAGCAAACTTTCTTCTAAGGAATTAAATACTAAAAGTTTTTATAATTACTGGAATGATATAACTAGCAGTAAAGAAAAAGCTAAAGAATTTGTTATTTATGTATTAATTGCTTTGTTTCCTTTGGCGAGTGTGTTATTTGCTTTATCTTTTGGGATAGTAACTTATCGTTATGAAAAAGGTTTTGCCTATTTTGGAATTTTTGCAGTTATATTTGCTTATTTTAGTCTTTTGATTAGTTTTTATAATCCTCCATTTGTAGCTGTTGGAAGTATTTTTATGATATTTTTTCTTGCATCTAGTATTTATTTTAAAATTAAAATTACAAGCAAATATTAA
- a CDS encoding prepilin peptidase, with translation MIFFIILGLCIGSFVNVLILRTIYKQSIIKPRSRCPKCFKTLKICHIIPVISFVFLKGKCAFCKERISYIYPFNELFCACLFAHSFYLFDNILLILLFACILALFLALSWMDYYLKAVSELWLWILFIVAFSFDFLQNGLNLENFQDSFLFRVCFGAGMIFLLKSIINFIKNFKKKYENLESLGDGDVIIIALIFGIFGYEKGFLILFIACFLSLLMFIKIAKKDYQMPMIPFLFCGILINLSVESII, from the coding sequence ATGATATTTTTTATTATATTAGGACTTTGCATAGGTTCTTTTGTTAATGTTTTGATTTTAAGAACTATCTATAAACAAAGTATTATAAAACCAAGATCAAGATGCCCTAAATGTTTTAAAACTTTAAAAATTTGTCATATTATTCCAGTCATATCTTTTGTTTTTTTAAAAGGAAAATGTGCTTTTTGCAAGGAAAGAATTTCTTATATTTATCCTTTTAATGAACTTTTTTGTGCATGTTTATTTGCGCATTCTTTTTATCTTTTTGATAATATCTTGCTTATTTTACTTTTTGCCTGTATTCTTGCTTTATTTTTGGCACTTTCTTGGATGGATTATTATTTAAAAGCAGTAAGCGAACTTTGGCTTTGGATTTTATTTATCGTAGCTTTTTCTTTTGATTTTTTACAAAATGGTTTAAATTTAGAAAATTTTCAAGATAGTTTTTTATTTAGAGTATGTTTTGGTGCGGGGATGATATTTTTGCTAAAAAGTATTATAAATTTTATTAAAAATTTTAAAAAAAAGTATGAAAATTTAGAAAGTTTAGGGGATGGTGATGTTATAATTATTGCTTTGATTTTTGGAATTTTTGGCTATGAGAAAGGTTTTTTGATTTTATTTATAGCGTGTTTTTTAAGCCTTTTAATGTTTATAAAAATAGCTAAAAAAGATTATCAAATGCCTATGATTCCTTTTTTGTTTTGTGGAATTTTGATTAATTTGAGTGTAGAAAGTATAATATGA
- the uppS gene encoding polyprenyl diphosphate synthase gives MNELKHLAVVMDGNRRWARKNGLLEKIGYSQGAKVVEKIIEVCIDEKIQNLTLYAFSTENWQRPKEEVEFLFKLLNKYLDESLPKFIANEVRFKAIGNLGLLDETTLQKIQNFQEQTKNYTKLCVNLAVSYGAKDEIVRAVKKVIEKNLEINEANIQANLDLSENVDLFLRVGSAKRISNFLLWQSSYAEIYFSQTLFPALTKKEITSIINEFKKRKRTFGK, from the coding sequence ATGAATGAGTTAAAACACCTTGCTGTAGTTATGGATGGCAATAGAAGATGGGCTAGAAAAAATGGACTTTTAGAAAAAATTGGCTATAGCCAAGGTGCTAAAGTAGTTGAAAAAATCATAGAAGTATGTATAGATGAAAAAATTCAAAATTTAACCCTTTATGCATTTAGCACAGAAAATTGGCAAAGACCAAAAGAAGAAGTAGAATTTCTTTTTAAGCTATTAAATAAATATCTTGATGAGTCTTTACCTAAATTTATTGCTAATGAAGTTCGTTTTAAAGCTATAGGGAATTTAGGTCTTTTAGATGAGACTACTTTGCAAAAAATACAAAATTTTCAAGAACAAACTAAAAATTACACAAAATTATGTGTAAATTTGGCTGTTTCTTATGGTGCTAAAGATGAAATAGTAAGAGCTGTTAAAAAAGTGATTGAAAAAAACCTTGAAATCAATGAAGCAAATATACAAGCAAATCTTGATTTAAGTGAAAATGTAGATTTGTTTTTAAGAGTAGGGAGCGCAAAGCGTATATCAAATTTTTTATTATGGCAATCAAGTTATGCAGAGATTTATTTTAGTCAAACCTTATTTCCAGCACTTACTAAAAAAGAAATCACAAGTATAATCAATGAGTTTAAAAAACGCAAAAGAACTTTTGGTAAATGA